One window of the Fusobacterium animalis 7_1 genome contains the following:
- a CDS encoding sodium ion-translocating decarboxylase subunit beta, with translation MSFFSVLAELLEASGFAALTWQNIAMIFVSFILFYLAIVKKFEPLLLLPISFGMFLVNLPLAGLMDEGGVINIMSYGVKSNLFPCLVFMGVGAMTDFSPLIANPISLLLGAAAQLGIYVAFIFATQIGFTPAEAAAIGIIGGADGPTSIYIANNLAPHLLAPIAVAAYSYMALIPLIQPPIMRALTTQKERAVKMGQLRKVSKTEKIVFPIAVVLFTSLLLPSVAPLLGLLMLGNLFRESGVVQRLSDTAQNALINIITIMLGLSVGAKAEGATFLDISTLKIIAMGLAAFCFSTIGGVLLGKLLYFITGGKINPLIGSAGVSAVPMAARVSQTVGAKENPTNFLLMHAMGPNVAGVIGSAVAAGFFMMVFKGTM, from the coding sequence ATGAGTTTTTTTAGTGTATTAGCAGAACTATTAGAGGCGTCAGGTTTTGCAGCTCTTACTTGGCAGAATATTGCTATGATATTTGTATCATTCATTTTATTCTACCTAGCAATAGTTAAAAAATTTGAACCATTATTATTACTACCTATATCTTTTGGTATGTTCTTGGTAAATTTGCCATTGGCAGGATTGATGGATGAAGGTGGAGTTATAAACATAATGTCTTATGGAGTGAAAAGCAATCTATTCCCTTGTTTAGTATTTATGGGAGTTGGAGCAATGACAGACTTTTCTCCATTAATAGCTAATCCTATCAGTTTATTATTAGGAGCAGCAGCACAATTAGGTATATATGTAGCATTTATATTTGCAACTCAAATAGGCTTCACACCAGCTGAAGCAGCAGCAATTGGAATAATTGGTGGAGCTGATGGTCCTACATCTATATATATTGCAAATAATTTGGCACCACATTTATTGGCTCCAATAGCAGTTGCAGCTTATTCATATATGGCTTTGATACCTTTAATTCAACCACCTATTATGAGAGCTCTTACAACTCAAAAAGAAAGAGCAGTAAAAATGGGACAATTAAGAAAAGTATCTAAGACAGAAAAAATAGTTTTTCCAATAGCAGTTGTACTATTTACATCTCTATTATTACCATCAGTTGCTCCATTACTTGGGTTATTGATGTTAGGAAATTTATTTAGAGAGTCTGGGGTTGTTCAAAGATTGTCTGATACAGCACAAAATGCTTTGATTAATATAATAACAATTATGTTAGGATTAAGTGTTGGAGCTAAGGCAGAAGGAGCAACATTCTTAGATATAAGTACATTAAAAATTATAGCAATGGGACTTGCAGCTTTCTGCTTCTCTACAATAGGAGGAGTTCTTTTAGGAAAACTTCTATATTTTATAACAGGAGGAAAAATAAATCCTCTTATAGGTTCAGCTGGGGTTTCAGCAGTTCCTATGGCAGCACGTGTTTCCCAAACAGTTGGTGCAAAAGAAAACCCAACTAATTTCTTATTAATGCACGCAATGGGACCAAATGTTGCAGGAGTAATAGGATCAGCAGTTGCAGCTGGATTCTTTATGATGGTATTTAAAGGAACAATGTAA
- a CDS encoding acyl-CoA carboxylase subunit beta: MNYSMPKYFQNMPQVGNSLVNIDEANENAVREIEDAIAQSIQAMQDSGTPDEKIHDKGQMTALERVAELVDEGTWYPLNSLYNPEDFETGTGIVKGLGRIGGKWAVVVASDNKKIVGAWVPGQADNLLRASDTAKCLGIPLVYVLNCSGVKLDEQEKVYANRRGGGTPFFRNAELQQLGIPVIVGIYGTNPAGGGYHSISPTILIAHKDANMAVGGAGIVGGMNPKGYIDMEGAVQIAEATIAAKKVEVPGTIHVHYDKTGFFREVYDDEIGVIDGIKKYMDYLPSYDLEFFRVDEPTEPLFDPNDLYSIIPMNQKKTYNIYDVIGRLFDNSEFSEYKKGYGPEVVTGIAKVDGLLVGVVANAQGLLMNYPEYREKSVGIGGKLYRQGLIKMSEFVTLCSRDRLPIVWLQDTSGIDVGNPAEEAELLGLGQSLIYSIENSHVPQIEITLRKGSAAAHYVLGGPQGNNTNAFSLGTAATEVYVMNGETAASAMYSRRLAKDYKAGKDLQPTIDKMNQLINEYTAKSRPAYCAKTGMVDEIVPLYDLRGYIQAFANAVYQNPKSICAFHQMILPRAIREFETYTKK; this comes from the coding sequence ATGAATTATTCAATGCCTAAATATTTTCAAAATATGCCACAAGTAGGAAATTCATTAGTTAATATTGATGAAGCTAATGAAAATGCAGTAAGAGAAATTGAAGATGCTATTGCTCAAAGTATTCAAGCAATGCAAGATTCAGGAACTCCTGATGAAAAAATTCATGATAAAGGTCAAATGACTGCATTAGAAAGAGTAGCAGAATTAGTAGATGAAGGAACTTGGTATCCTTTAAATAGTCTATATAATCCAGAAGATTTTGAAACAGGAACTGGTATAGTAAAAGGATTAGGAAGAATTGGTGGAAAATGGGCAGTAGTTGTTGCTTCTGACAATAAAAAAATAGTTGGAGCTTGGGTTCCAGGTCAAGCAGATAACTTATTAAGAGCATCAGATACAGCTAAATGCTTGGGAATTCCATTAGTTTATGTATTAAATTGTAGTGGTGTTAAACTTGATGAACAAGAAAAAGTTTATGCTAATAGAAGAGGTGGAGGAACTCCATTCTTCCGTAATGCAGAATTACAACAATTAGGTATCCCAGTAATAGTAGGAATTTATGGAACTAACCCAGCAGGTGGAGGATATCATAGTATCAGTCCTACAATATTAATAGCTCATAAAGATGCTAATATGGCAGTTGGAGGAGCAGGAATAGTTGGAGGAATGAATCCTAAGGGATATATTGATATGGAAGGAGCTGTTCAAATAGCAGAAGCTACAATAGCTGCTAAAAAAGTTGAAGTTCCAGGAACTATCCATGTTCACTATGATAAAACTGGATTTTTCAGAGAAGTTTATGATGATGAAATAGGAGTTATAGATGGAATAAAGAAATATATGGATTATTTACCATCTTATGACTTAGAATTTTTTAGAGTTGATGAACCAACTGAACCTCTATTTGACCCTAATGATTTATATTCAATAATTCCAATGAATCAAAAGAAAACTTACAATATTTATGATGTAATTGGTCGTTTGTTTGATAACAGCGAATTTTCTGAATATAAAAAAGGATATGGACCAGAAGTTGTAACAGGAATTGCAAAAGTTGATGGATTATTAGTAGGAGTTGTTGCAAATGCACAAGGACTATTAATGAATTATCCTGAATATAGAGAAAAGTCAGTAGGTATTGGTGGTAAACTATATCGTCAAGGACTTATTAAAATGAGTGAATTTGTAACTCTTTGTTCAAGAGATAGATTACCAATAGTTTGGTTGCAAGATACAAGTGGTATAGATGTAGGAAACCCTGCTGAAGAAGCTGAATTATTAGGATTAGGACAATCTTTAATCTATTCAATAGAAAATTCACATGTACCTCAAATAGAAATTACTTTAAGAAAAGGTTCAGCAGCAGCTCACTATGTATTAGGTGGACCACAAGGTAATAATACTAATGCTTTTTCATTAGGAACAGCAGCAACAGAAGTATACGTAATGAATGGAGAAACAGCGGCTTCTGCAATGTATTCAAGAAGACTTGCAAAAGATTATAAAGCTGGAAAAGATTTACAACCTACAATAGATAAAATGAATCAATTGATAAATGAATACACAGCTAAATCAAGACCAGCATACTGTGCTAAAACAGGTATGGTTGATGAAATAGTACCTTTATATGATTTAAGAGGATATATACAAGCATTTGCTAATGCAGTATATCAAAATCCAAAATCAATTTGTGCATTCCATCAAATGATTTTACCAAGAGCTATAAGAGAATTTGAAACTTATACAAAAAAATAA
- the gctB gene encoding glutaconate CoA-transferase subunit B has protein sequence MVKNYKNYTNKEMQAITIAKEIKDGQIVIVGTGLPLIGATVAKNKFAPNCKLIVESGLMDCSPIEVPRSVGDLRLMGHCAVQWPNVRFIGFETNEYLNGNDRMIAFIGGAQINPYGDLNSTIIGDDYIRPKTRFTGSGGANGIATYSNTVIMMQHEKRRFIDKIDYVTSVGWAGGPGGREKLGLPGNRGPLAVVTDKGVLRFDEKTKRMYLAGYYPGVTIEDIIENTGFEIDTSRAVQLEAPSEEIIKMIREDIDPGQAFIKVPVEE, from the coding sequence ATGGTAAAAAATTATAAAAACTATACAAATAAAGAAATGCAAGCTATTACCATTGCTAAGGAAATAAAAGATGGACAAATAGTTATTGTAGGAACAGGATTGCCTTTAATAGGAGCAACTGTTGCTAAAAATAAATTTGCACCTAATTGTAAACTAATAGTTGAAAGTGGACTTATGGATTGTAGTCCAATAGAAGTTCCAAGAAGTGTTGGAGATTTAAGACTTATGGGACACTGTGCTGTTCAATGGCCAAATGTAAGATTTATAGGTTTTGAAACTAATGAATACTTAAATGGTAATGATAGAATGATAGCTTTTATAGGAGGAGCTCAAATTAATCCTTATGGAGATTTAAACTCAACTATCATTGGTGATGATTATATAAGACCAAAAACAAGATTTACAGGTAGTGGAGGAGCTAATGGTATAGCCACTTATTCAAATACTGTAATCATGATGCAACATGAAAAAAGAAGATTCATAGATAAAATTGATTATGTAACAAGTGTTGGTTGGGCAGGAGGACCAGGAGGAAGAGAAAAATTAGGACTTCCTGGAAATAGAGGACCACTTGCTGTTGTTACAGATAAAGGTGTTTTAAGATTTGATGAAAAAACTAAGAGAATGTATCTAGCTGGATATTATCCAGGAGTTACAATAGAAGATATAATTGAAAACACTGGATTTGAAATTGACACTTCAAGAGCAGTACAATTAGAAGCTCCAAGTGAAGAAATTATAAAAATGATAAGAGAAGATATAGATCCAGGACAAGCATTTATAAAAGTTCCAGTGGAAGAATAA
- the gctA gene encoding glutaconate CoA-transferase subunit A, whose translation MSKVMSLHDAIAKYVESGDSLCFGGFTTNRKPYAAVYEIIRQGQTDFIGYSGPAGGDWDMLIGCGRIKAFINCYIANSGYTNVCRRFRDAVEKKHNLLLEDYSQDVIMLMLHASSLGLPYLPVKLMEGSDLEYKWGISAEIRKTIPKLPDKKLERISNPFKEGEDVIAVPVPRLDTAIISVQKASINGTCSIEGDEFHDIDVAIAAKKVIVLAEEIVSEEEIRRDPAKNSIPQFCVDAVVHVPYGTHPSQLYNYYDYDADFYKMYDKVTKTDEDFEKFIQEWVIDVKDHEGYLNKLGASRLCKLRVVPGFQYAAKLVKDGE comes from the coding sequence GTGAGCAAAGTAATGTCTTTACACGATGCAATAGCGAAGTATGTTGAATCTGGAGATAGCTTATGTTTTGGAGGATTCACAACAAACAGAAAGCCTTATGCGGCTGTTTATGAAATTATTAGACAAGGACAAACAGATTTTATAGGATATTCTGGTCCAGCTGGTGGAGATTGGGATATGTTAATAGGATGTGGAAGAATTAAAGCATTTATTAACTGTTATATAGCTAACTCAGGATATACTAATGTTTGTAGAAGATTCAGAGATGCAGTAGAAAAGAAGCATAATTTATTATTAGAAGATTATTCTCAAGATGTTATTATGTTAATGTTACATGCTTCTTCATTAGGTTTACCATATTTGCCAGTAAAATTAATGGAAGGTAGTGACTTAGAATACAAATGGGGAATAAGTGCAGAAATCAGAAAGACAATTCCTAAATTGCCTGACAAAAAATTAGAAAGAATTTCAAATCCTTTTAAAGAAGGAGAAGATGTAATAGCAGTTCCAGTTCCAAGATTGGATACAGCTATAATTTCTGTTCAAAAAGCATCTATTAATGGAACTTGTTCAATAGAAGGAGACGAATTCCATGATATAGATGTTGCAATAGCTGCAAAAAAAGTTATAGTTTTAGCAGAAGAAATTGTTAGTGAAGAAGAAATTAGAAGAGATCCAGCTAAAAACTCAATACCACAATTTTGTGTAGATGCAGTGGTTCATGTTCCTTATGGAACACATCCTTCTCAATTATATAATTATTATGACTATGATGCTGATTTCTATAAAATGTATGATAAAGTAACTAAAACAGATGAAGACTTTGAAAAATTCATACAAGAATGGGTTATAGATGTTAAGGATCATGAAGGATATCTAAATAAATTAGGTGCATCAAGATTATGTAAATTAAGAGTAGTTCCAGGATTCCAATATGCTGCAAAATTAGTTAAGGATGGTGAATAA
- a CDS encoding sodium/glutamate symporter, producing MEELKVLKFDMFTTLMLAVLAIYFGDFLRKIFPILKKYCLPASVVGGTVFAVISLLLFKMGIVQLDFDYKAINQLFYCIFFAASGAAASMALLKKGGKLVLIFAILAAVLATFQNGIALMIGKFMNIDPLISMMTGSIPMTGGHGNAASFAPIAVEAGAPAAMEVAIAAATFGLISGCMLGGPFGNFLVKRFKLEDSKLNEQVMDEIDVEGTGSILVDKPNLIQAVFLMCIAIGIGKLIELGLKSIQESTGWKVALPIHVCCMFAGIVIRLIYDRKEGNHDVLYESIDIVGEFSLALFVSMSIITMKLWQLSGLGLALVVLLIAQLVLIVVFCYFLTFRLLGKNYDAAVMAVGHMGFGLGAVPVSMTTMQAVCKKYRYSKLAFFVVPVIGGFISNLTNAVIITKFLEFAKSLHAVWIG from the coding sequence ATGGAAGAATTAAAAGTATTAAAATTTGATATGTTTACAACATTGATGTTAGCAGTCTTAGCAATATATTTTGGAGATTTTTTGAGAAAAATATTTCCAATTTTGAAAAAATATTGTTTACCAGCTTCTGTTGTTGGTGGAACTGTATTTGCAGTAATATCATTGTTACTTTTTAAAATGGGAATAGTTCAGTTGGATTTTGATTATAAAGCAATAAATCAATTATTCTATTGTATATTCTTTGCAGCAAGTGGAGCAGCAGCAAGTATGGCACTTTTGAAAAAAGGTGGAAAGTTAGTTCTGATATTTGCAATTCTAGCAGCAGTTTTAGCAACTTTTCAAAATGGGATAGCATTAATGATTGGTAAGTTTATGAATATAGATCCACTAATTTCAATGATGACTGGAAGCATACCAATGACAGGTGGACATGGAAATGCAGCCTCATTTGCCCCTATTGCAGTTGAAGCAGGAGCACCAGCAGCTATGGAAGTTGCAATAGCAGCAGCTACGTTTGGATTAATCTCAGGTTGTATGCTTGGTGGACCTTTTGGAAATTTCTTAGTAAAAAGATTCAAATTGGAAGATTCTAAATTAAATGAACAAGTAATGGATGAAATAGATGTAGAAGGAACAGGAAGTATATTAGTTGATAAGCCAAATCTTATTCAAGCTGTATTTTTAATGTGTATTGCAATAGGAATAGGTAAATTAATAGAATTAGGACTTAAATCAATACAAGAAAGTACTGGTTGGAAAGTGGCACTGCCAATACATGTATGCTGTATGTTTGCAGGGATTGTAATAAGACTGATTTATGATAGAAAAGAAGGAAATCATGACGTTTTATACGAATCAATTGACATAGTTGGAGAATTTTCATTGGCATTGTTTGTTTCTATGTCAATTATAACTATGAAATTATGGCAATTATCTGGACTAGGATTAGCATTAGTAGTATTACTGATAGCACAATTAGTACTTATAGTAGTATTCTGTTATTTCTTAACATTTAGATTATTGGGGAAAAATTATGATGCAGCAGTAATGGCAGTTGGGCATATGGGATTTGGATTAGGAGCAGTCCCTGTATCAATGACTACAATGCAAGCTGTTTGTAAAAAATATAGATA